AATCGACTCCGACGTAATATTTCACGTTGATTTCTTCCTTTTTTAATTAACCTAAAAATTCGTTTCCGACTTTCCGGGCGCGAACCGGTTTGTCAAGATTGATGCCTTCAGCAATTCCGACTTCGACCAGCAGGTTCCAGCACATCTGAAGTTGCAAATAATTATCAAAACCTTCCAGTGTTGGAATTTTGATCGTCGGGAAAATTGTTTCGCGCGAGGCGATCGCGATGACGTTCATTCCGACGCCCTTGACGAGAACTTCCTGAAATTTCTCTTCTTCTTCTTTGTAGGGATTGACGACGATGACGGTCTCGGACTTGTCCATGACCTCTTCGATACCATGAACCGCGTAAGTACCTTCAAGATAAGCCGATTTCTTGCGTGTGATCTCGTTGGTTTTCAATGTCGCCTCTTCGGCAACTCCGACGTTTCTTCCGGCGAAGTAAATAATTGGCGCGGCGACGATCTTTGCCGTGATCTCCGGCTCAACGGGCAATTCGAGGACTTCAGCAGAAAGATCGGCTAACCGGCTCAAAGTCACTTGATCTAAATCTTTTCCTTGGTAATTCAACAGCATTTTATGATAGAAAAGCGCCTGTTCGATAACACTTTTCGTGGCGGCGACGGCATTTTCCGCGCCACATGACAGAATAAAACCGGCTTCGCTAAGCGATTCAAGCGGCGTATCACGATAGGCCGTCAAGGCAAATTTTGCGGCGGCGGGTTTGGTCTTAAATAGTGAGATAACTTCTTTGGTCTTTCCGGAGTTAGAAGCGCCGAAAAGAACAAAATCTTTCAAGTCAAATTCAGCCGCTTGGCGACTTCCCTGCGTGTAAATAGTCAGTGGAAGATTGGCTTTTTGCGCGATGTTGGTTGCGTTTTTTGCGGGAAAAATTCTTGACGAACCTTCGCCGGTCAAAAACAGTTTTTCACTTTTTTTCAAAGCCTTAATGATAGGATTCATATCTTTTGTCTGGAAATTCCGGATAATTTCGGAAGTTTCGAGCATCTCTTTTATCAGTGCAAAACGGCTATACTTTGTTTTGCGATTGTTCATAAAACTCCTGTTTTGCTTTCAGTTATTTCACGGGATAAAAATTCAATTTGACGTATTTTGGCAGTTCGCCGATCAATGGTTTGATATATTCGTTGAACGATTCGGTCATCATCATGCCGTCTTCGGCGATGAATTCTTTGGGAATCGGCTTGGTCTTGGCGGCGACTTTTTCTAGTTGGATCGTGCCGATTTTAATCTGGTAAGGAGCGTTCGATGTTCGTTCGATGGTCGTCATAAGGCCGGATGTTTTATTGACGGCGAACTTGACCGCTTCCTGACCAAGCATGAATGCTTCTTCGATGTCATTTTCAACGGCGCGGTCGGCTGAACACATGGGAAGCGATTCTGGAACCTGAAATTCTCCTCTGTACCCGTATTTGTTTGTCAACATTCGGTGCAACATCATCGCGGCGGACGCTCCGCCCATCGCTCCGAATTCGACGTTCGAGAAATTGTCTTTAGTTTTGGAAGCCGAAACCGGCGTGCCATCGGCATTGACGATTCCTTCGCCGCAAATGATCGAAACAAAACCAAATTTGCGATATGTTTCTTCGAATTTTGCGAAGAATTTCTCTTCGTCGAACGGAACTTCCGGAAGGAGAATGATATGCGGCGGATCGGATTCGGCAGATTTCACCGCGAAAGCGGAAGCCGCCAACCATCCGGCGTCGCGTCCGATAGTCTGATAAATAACAAACTGATCAACTTTCTGCATGTCGCGCGAGAGAATTCCCGCTTGAAGAACGGAAAGCGCTACGAACCGTGCCGCCGTTGGAAAACCGGGCGTGTGGTCTGTGCCGAACAAATCGTTGTCAACTGTTTTCGGACAACCCATTCCATAAAGTTCATAATCATGTTTGTGGCAATATTTTTCAACCTGATAAACATTGAGCATTGTGTCATTTCCGCCAATTCCGAAGAAATAGCGGACGTTGTGCTTTTTTAGGATTTCGAGAACTTTTGGCATGTCTTTATCGGACAATTTATATCGCGACGAACCAAGCGCGCTGGAAGGCGTGCGTTTCAACCCTTCAATGACTGTTTTGTCTTCTTTGCCGAGATCAACGAAATCTTCGTTCATCAATCCCAGCATGCCCCAGTGACAGCCGTACACGTTTTCAATTGCATTTTCCTTCAAACACTGTGTGATAATTCCCGACAGGCTGGAATTAATGACTGTTGTTGGACCGCCCGCCTGAGCGACCAAAGCGTTGCCTTTCACTCTAACAACCTCCATCTAAATAAACCAAGAAATAAGAGATGAAACGAACCGATGATATTGATCTCCCACTTCGATAAAGTTATTATTGAAATTGATTCGCACCCGACCTTCACCCCAATCGACAAAGCCGCCGACCCAGTGCGGCGCCAGATCGAATGCCAACGCTCCGACTTTTCCTTTTCCGGATTTTCCGATGACCAGAAGTGGAATGTTTTCCGAATCTGTCGCAAGTGACAGAGCCAATTGAAACTCGATTTGGATGCGTTTTCCAATGATAATCGTCTTGGTTTCATCTTTCGGCACAAACCGGTTGAATCCAGAAATGATCGCAGGGTTCTGCCAATCCAACGATTGAACGATTGGATGGTTTTTATCGCCAGGCAGTACAACGATTCCATGAGAGTAATTCTCACGATCGTCGCTTCGGGAAAGTATTACCGGCAGAGCTATTTCAAGCGGGGAATCGGTGTATTCGCCTTTCATGCCCGTAAATGATTCCCATCCGCCGATCATTAGGAGCGAACCGCCCGCATCGATCCATTCACAAATCTCAAACAACTGACTGTTCGTGAAGTTGGCGCGTGGATAATCGCTGAGTATGATTATCTGATAGCGATTCAAATCCAGATTGTATGGAAACGAGGATGTCGATGGAATGTAGTCGAAAGCGTATTTTTGATCAAACAGAATTGAAGAAAGATAAAGCGCCGCACGTTCGAGATCGTCATCACCGCAGTAGAGAATGCGGCTTTTCGTTTCCGGGTTTTGAATCTGCTTGATCGTACTGACATCGTTCATCGGAATGTCTCCCTTGAAAAGTCGATAATTGCCGATCAGAAATCGGCGGTGTGATTTTCGGGATGATAGAAAGCCATATCGACGGATTTGAAAAATTCGACCGGTCCGCCATTCTTAAGATTTTCAACGAGCGAAGCAATTTGTTCCTGTGACTTATAAGCAAGCATGCCTTCGAGTTTTTTCTGAAAAATGAGATCGTCAGCAAGGACTTTGATCGTCGGAGGCGTTGCGAAATCGCAATAAACGGAAAATTCATACGCCCATGGGACATTTTTTAATGCTGGGCCCAGTTCTGGCCAAATGTTGCCGCCGGCATGGAAAAGTGAGATGAGCACTTCCTGATAGACAATTTTATGATCGGGATGTAAATCTGCGCCGGTTGGTAGAAAGACGCGCGATGGGCTGACTTTTCGTAAAAAATAGGTAAATGCGTTTTGCAGACCGGTATAGCCTTTTATTTCTGGATCACCGAGTTTGGCTTTTCGGCGACCGATATACGAATTTGTGTCGCAGTCGGGGATATTTGCAAAGAAGATATTTTCTTCAGGAAGGCCTAAAATTCGGAAAGATTCCAGCGTCTCATTTTTGCGAATTTCGCTGATCGTATGCTCCTGTTCGGCTTTGCAATAACCCATCCGACCGTCCGTTGTAACAAGTGCGAAGACTTCGACGTTATTTCTGAGAGCGGCTTGAAGCAGAAGCCCGGCCCCGAGAATAATATCGTCGTCATGAGGACCGATAAACAGCCATTTTTCGCCGACGCGCCATGTTGAAAATATCTCGTTGAGGTTTTCTGTAATAACCATTCCTCTTTTTGTTCTGCGATAGTACTTCATTGGTTCTCCTAAAAAAAGTTAGACATTTCGTTATGCGATCAGACACTCGAGATCGGGTAGAAAATCCCGGCAATCTGGAAGCGGTTACCATTTCAAAATAGAATTCGCTATGGTTAAAAAACGACGGAAATATAGTCATTTTGACGGTTTTTTTCAAAAGATAAAACCAAAAAAATACCAGAAAACGGCAAATTGCTCCTGCAACATCTTTTGCATATCCAGATTGTATGTATTAATTTACACAACCTCTTCGGGGCAGGGCGTAAGTCCCGACCGGCGGTCAAAGTCCGCGAGTCCTTGAAAATCTGGGACAGAGCCTGTGAAATTCGGGCGCCGACGGTAAGAGTCCGGATGAGAGAAGAGTTTTTTTGAAAAGTCCCGGGAGAATCGGGATTTTTTTATGATGATGCACGAAAAATGGATGAAAAGAGCGCTGGAATTAGCGGAAGGCGGACGCGGATGGACGAGTCCGAATCCTGTCGTCGGCGCGGTTCTGGTTAAAGATGACCAAGTCGTTGGCGAAGGATTTCATCATTTATTTGGAGCGCCGCACGCGGAAATCGAAGCCATTCGTAGCGCCGGTGAAAAAGTCGCGGGTTCGACGCTTTATGTAAGTCTCGAACCGTGTTGTTATTTTGGGAAGACGCTGCCGTGTGTCGAAGCGATTATTCAATCCGGAATCCATGAAGTCTTCGTCGCTACCATTGACCCAAACCCGAAAGTTAATGGCGAAGGGATTCGTGTACTGAGAAATGCTGGAATTCCGGTGACGGTTGGCATTTTAGAGGATCAAGCCAAAGAATGCAATCGCGGCTTCTTTTCCGTGATGCAAAAAAATAAGCCATGGGTCACGTTAAAACTCGGATTGACTACGGACGGTTTTATCGCCGATGTCTCAGGGGAAAGTCAGTGGATTACTTCCGAACCGTCGCGTGTTTTTGCCAAAGAACAACGATTGAAGTATGATGCTGTGATGGTCGGAATGGGAACCGTTTTCAAAGACGATCCATCGTTACTGCCGGGAAATCATACGGGATTTATTCCCTATCGCGTGGTTCTCGATGATGTTCTGAATATGCCATTTCGGATGAAATTAGTGTCGGATGAATATAAAAAGCGAACGGTTTTGGTTGTTTCAACCGATGCAAAAGAAGAGAAGATCAAACAAATGAAAGCGCTTGGCGTTCATGTGATTCAAACGGAACGCAATGAACTTGGCTGGATTAATTTAAACGCGGCTCTAAAAGCGCTGACAGATTTTGGGATCACTTCAATATTCTGTGAAGGCGGAGGACAGGTTGCGGGGTCGTTGATTTCTGAACGGTTGATCGACGAATTGCAAGTGTTCATCGCGCCAAAAATTATCGGAACCGGGATCATGGCTTTTAGCGGATTGCTGAAATCACTCAATGAAGCGATTCAACTCCGATGGAGCGAGCCGGTCAAGATGGGTGATGACATTTTTCTAATAGGAGCGCTCGTCTGATGTTTACCGGCTTAATCGAAGAAATCGGCGAAATTGTCGGAATAATTCCAAATCCCGAGGGAAAAATATTTTCCATCTCTTGTAGAATTACGATGGAAAATCTGAAAATCGGCGACAGCGTTGCCGTTGACGGCGTATGTCTCACGGTTGTCGATTTATCGGAGAATCGGTTTTCGGCGCAGGCGGTTCACGAATCGCTTGAACGTTCGACACTTGGGATTGCTAAAACCGGCAATCGCGTGAATCTGGAACGCGCAATGCCAGCCAATGGAAGATTCGGCGGGCATTTTGTTCAGGGGCACATCGATGGTATTGCGGAAATTATTTCATGGAAATTCCAGAGTGAGTCAGCGGTTCTGACGATTAAAATTCCCGATGAATTTATTCGGTTTATCGCTGAAAAAGGCTCAATTGCCGTTAACGGAATCAGCCTGACGATTGCGAAAAAGGAAGGTTTGATGGTGTCTATCGCATTGATTCCAACGACATTGAAAACGACAAATCTTTCATTGAAAAATGTACGCGATTTTGTCAATATCGAAGTCGATTTAATGGCAAAATATGTCGAAAATTTTCTGCATCAGGGAAAAGACGCGCTCACATCGGAGAAGATCAAAGGATGGGGATTTGGGAGAAATTGAAAATTGGTGATTGAAAATTGTAAATATCAAATTGCAAATATTTGTGATAACTCGGAACCCGAAACACGGAATCACAATTGAAAAGGAATGAGTGAAATGAAATTTAATACAGTCTTGTCTGCGGTTGAAGATATCAAAAATGGGAAGTTTGTGATTGTCGTCGATGATAAAAACCGTGAAAATGAAGGTGATTTTATCATCGCCGCGGAGAAAGTGACACCCGCAGAGGTCAATTTTATGGCTAAATATGCGCGCGGATTAATGTGCGTTGGTTTGACTCAGGAGCGAGCACGGGAACTGGATCTGGGATTGATGGTTCAGGACAACACGGCTCTTCACAATACGCGGTTTACTGTCAGCGTTGACTTGAAAAAGGGAACGTCAACCGGCATCTCAGCATTCGATCGCGCGGCGACGATTCGTGCGATTGTTGATTCTAAAACCAAGCCTGACGATCTTGGCCGTCCTGGACATATTTTTCCTATTATTGCTCGATCAGGCGGCGTGCTTCGCCGTGCCGGACACACAGAAGCATCGGTCGATCTGACAAAACTCGCGGGGCTTCAGCCGGTCAGCGTCATGTGCGAGATCATGGACGAGGACGGTAATATGGCCAGAGGCGGGGCGCTTCATAAATTGGCTAAAAATCATGGCGTGAAGATCATCACCGTCGCGGATATCATTGATTATCGCCTAAAAAATGAAAGGTACGTCGAGCGCGTTTCCGAAGCCGATCTGCCGACCAGTTACGGCAATTTTAAAGTTATCATTTATCTGGATAAAATGACTGAGAAAGAACACGTGGCTTTAGTTGTTGGCGATCTTAGATCAGGCGAACCGGTATTAGTTAGAGTTCACTCGGAATGTCTAACGGGCGACGTTTTTTCATCCTTGCGGTGTGATTGCGGCGACCAACTGCACAAAGCGATGACGATGGTTGCCAAAGAGGGACGCGGTGCAATTTTGTACCTAAGACAGGAGGGACGCGGCATCGGGCTTCGGCACAAAATCGAAGCTTACAAATTGCAGGAAGAAGGAATGGACACCGTCGAGGCAAACGTTAGACTCGGGTTCCTGCCAGATTTGCGGGATTATGGAATGGGCGCGCAGATTCTAACCGATCTCGGTATTAAAAAGATGCGCCTGATGACAAACAATCCGAAAAAAATCGTTGGACTTCAGGGTTACGGACTCGAGGTCGTTGAGCGCGTGCCGATTGAGATTCCGTCGAATTCGATCAATGAAAAATATCTGAAGACCAAACGCGATAAAATGGGACATTTAATCTTAAAAAACAAATAGGTGAGAAAATGGCAAACATTCATGAAGGTTTACTTTCTGCTGAAAAAATGAGCGTGGCGATCGTTGCCAGCCGGTTCAATGATCTAATCACTAAAGAGTTGCTCGAAGGTGCATTAGATTGTTTGAGAAGACATGGCGCAGATGA
The Candidatus Marinimicrobia bacterium CG08_land_8_20_14_0_20_45_22 genome window above contains:
- a CDS encoding sugar isomerase encodes the protein MNNRKTKYSRFALIKEMLETSEIIRNFQTKDMNPIIKALKKSEKLFLTGEGSSRIFPAKNATNIAQKANLPLTIYTQGSRQAAEFDLKDFVLFGASNSGKTKEVISLFKTKPAAAKFALTAYRDTPLESLSEAGFILSCGAENAVAATKSVIEQALFYHKMLLNYQGKDLDQVTLSRLADLSAEVLELPVEPEITAKIVAAPIIYFAGRNVGVAEEATLKTNEITRKKSAYLEGTYAVHGIEEVMDKSETVIVVNPYKEEEEKFQEVLVKGVGMNVIAIASRETIFPTIKIPTLEGFDNYLQLQMCWNLLVEVGIAEGINLDKPVRARKVGNEFLG
- a CDS encoding phosphofructokinase, whose product is MKGNALVAQAGGPTTVINSSLSGIITQCLKENAIENVYGCHWGMLGLMNEDFVDLGKEDKTVIEGLKRTPSSALGSSRYKLSDKDMPKVLEILKKHNVRYFFGIGGNDTMLNVYQVEKYCHKHDYELYGMGCPKTVDNDLFGTDHTPGFPTAARFVALSVLQAGILSRDMQKVDQFVIYQTIGRDAGWLAASAFAVKSAESDPPHIILLPEVPFDEEKFFAKFEETYRKFGFVSIICGEGIVNADGTPVSASKTKDNFSNVEFGAMGGASAAMMLHRMLTNKYGYRGEFQVPESLPMCSADRAVENDIEEAFMLGQEAVKFAVNKTSGLMTTIERTSNAPYQIKIGTIQLEKVAAKTKPIPKEFIAEDGMMMTESFNEYIKPLIGELPKYVKLNFYPVK
- a CDS encoding GlcNAc-PI de-N-acetylase; the protein is MKYYRRTKRGMVITENLNEIFSTWRVGEKWLFIGPHDDDIILGAGLLLQAALRNNVEVFALVTTDGRMGYCKAEQEHTISEIRKNETLESFRILGLPEENIFFANIPDCDTNSYIGRRKAKLGDPEIKGYTGLQNAFTYFLRKVSPSRVFLPTGADLHPDHKIVYQEVLISLFHAGGNIWPELGPALKNVPWAYEFSVYCDFATPPTIKVLADDLIFQKKLEGMLAYKSQEQIASLVENLKNGGPVEFFKSVDMAFYHPENHTADF
- the ribD gene encoding riboflavin biosynthesis protein RibD produces the protein MMMHEKWMKRALELAEGGRGWTSPNPVVGAVLVKDDQVVGEGFHHLFGAPHAEIEAIRSAGEKVAGSTLYVSLEPCCYFGKTLPCVEAIIQSGIHEVFVATIDPNPKVNGEGIRVLRNAGIPVTVGILEDQAKECNRGFFSVMQKNKPWVTLKLGLTTDGFIADVSGESQWITSEPSRVFAKEQRLKYDAVMVGMGTVFKDDPSLLPGNHTGFIPYRVVLDDVLNMPFRMKLVSDEYKKRTVLVVSTDAKEEKIKQMKALGVHVIQTERNELGWINLNAALKALTDFGITSIFCEGGGQVAGSLISERLIDELQVFIAPKIIGTGIMAFSGLLKSLNEAIQLRWSEPVKMGDDIFLIGALV
- a CDS encoding riboflavin synthase, whose product is MFTGLIEEIGEIVGIIPNPEGKIFSISCRITMENLKIGDSVAVDGVCLTVVDLSENRFSAQAVHESLERSTLGIAKTGNRVNLERAMPANGRFGGHFVQGHIDGIAEIISWKFQSESAVLTIKIPDEFIRFIAEKGSIAVNGISLTIAKKEGLMVSIALIPTTLKTTNLSLKNVRDFVNIEVDLMAKYVENFLHQGKDALTSEKIKGWGFGRN
- a CDS encoding bifunctional 3,4-dihydroxy-2-butanone-4-phosphate synthase/GTP cyclohydrolase II; its protein translation is MSEMKFNTVLSAVEDIKNGKFVIVVDDKNRENEGDFIIAAEKVTPAEVNFMAKYARGLMCVGLTQERARELDLGLMVQDNTALHNTRFTVSVDLKKGTSTGISAFDRAATIRAIVDSKTKPDDLGRPGHIFPIIARSGGVLRRAGHTEASVDLTKLAGLQPVSVMCEIMDEDGNMARGGALHKLAKNHGVKIITVADIIDYRLKNERYVERVSEADLPTSYGNFKVIIYLDKMTEKEHVALVVGDLRSGEPVLVRVHSECLTGDVFSSLRCDCGDQLHKAMTMVAKEGRGAILYLRQEGRGIGLRHKIEAYKLQEEGMDTVEANVRLGFLPDLRDYGMGAQILTDLGIKKMRLMTNNPKKIVGLQGYGLEVVERVPIEIPSNSINEKYLKTKRDKMGHLILKNK